In one window of Nocardiopsis aegyptia DNA:
- a CDS encoding bifunctional phosphatase PAP2/diacylglycerol kinase family protein, producing MRPHLSRPFSRADRYLYEKVTAIGPPALDPVTPRFVQATDHMAPWLLVSATLAAVGGPRLRRTALRAIAAAGAANAASFVVKNLVTRSRPDSSRVPSARRPYRTYGNSSFPSGHTAAAAAFAGGIAVDAPRPLSAVVWGIAGAVALSRVHSGVHYPGDVAGGLAIGAATAVLSRAALPARPELVSGARTVPEGSAGGDPEGSGVTVVVNPRSAGTGIGSPSFGDTADRVTRSLPKARIVPLTPDDDMAAVMDEAARTSRILAVSGGDGTANAAARAALEHDRPLLVLPTGTLNNFARTLGLTSVETALRAYANGHLARVDVGEADGRVFLNTATFGSHPRLVRRRDRWAPRIGKWPAFGLALWRDLREVEPTPTRIDGRPTRVWWAFVGNCRYRTHGRVPAMRERLDDGRLDVRVLGASRHSPRWHALTDILFDRSRGGDGYSSRLATELTLSLPAGHRHMSLDGEVWECGETVRFTKRPAALRVIVADTP from the coding sequence ATGCGACCGCACCTGTCCCGACCCTTCAGCCGTGCCGACCGCTACCTCTACGAGAAGGTGACGGCGATCGGACCGCCCGCGCTGGACCCGGTGACGCCCCGCTTCGTCCAGGCCACCGACCACATGGCGCCGTGGCTGCTGGTCTCGGCCACGCTCGCGGCCGTCGGCGGGCCCCGCCTGCGCCGGACCGCGCTCCGGGCGATCGCCGCCGCCGGCGCCGCCAACGCCGCCTCCTTCGTGGTCAAGAACCTGGTCACCCGCTCACGCCCGGACAGCTCCCGCGTCCCGAGCGCCCGCCGGCCCTACCGCACCTACGGCAACTCCTCGTTCCCCTCCGGGCACACCGCCGCCGCGGCGGCCTTCGCCGGGGGGATCGCCGTCGACGCGCCGCGCCCGCTGTCCGCCGTCGTCTGGGGCATCGCCGGCGCCGTGGCCCTCTCCCGGGTGCACAGCGGCGTCCACTACCCCGGCGACGTGGCCGGGGGCCTGGCGATCGGCGCCGCCACGGCCGTGCTGTCGCGGGCCGCGCTGCCCGCCCGCCCCGAACTGGTCTCGGGCGCGCGCACCGTCCCCGAGGGCTCGGCCGGGGGCGACCCCGAGGGCTCCGGCGTGACCGTCGTGGTCAACCCCCGTTCCGCGGGCACGGGCATCGGGTCGCCGAGCTTCGGTGACACCGCGGACCGTGTCACGCGGTCCCTGCCGAAGGCCCGGATCGTGCCGCTGACACCCGACGACGACATGGCCGCGGTGATGGACGAGGCCGCCCGCACCTCGCGGATCCTGGCGGTCTCGGGCGGCGACGGCACGGCCAACGCCGCGGCCCGCGCCGCACTGGAGCACGACCGGCCCCTGCTCGTCCTGCCGACCGGCACCCTGAACAACTTCGCGCGCACCCTCGGCCTGACCTCGGTCGAGACCGCGCTGCGGGCCTACGCGAACGGCCACCTGGCCCGGGTCGACGTGGGCGAGGCCGACGGCCGGGTCTTCCTCAACACCGCGACGTTCGGCTCCCACCCGCGCCTGGTACGGCGGCGCGACCGCTGGGCGCCCAGGATCGGCAAGTGGCCCGCGTTCGGACTCGCCCTGTGGCGGGACCTGCGGGAGGTCGAACCCACCCCGACCCGGATCGACGGCCGGCCGACCCGCGTGTGGTGGGCCTTCGTCGGCAACTGCCGCTACCGCACGCACGGTCGCGTCCCGGCGATGCGCGAGCGGCTGGACGACGGGCGCCTGGACGTGCGCGTGCTGGGGGCCTCCCGGCACTCGCCCCGGTGGCACGCCCTCACGGACATCCTCTTCGACCGCTCCCGGGGAGGGGACGGGTACTCCAGCCGGCTCGCCACCGAGCTCACGCTCTCACTTCCGGCCGGACACCGGCACATGTCCCTGGACGGCGAGGTGTGGGAGTGCGGGGAGACGGTCCGGTTCACCAAGCGGCCCGCCGCCCTGCGCGTCATCGTCGCCGACACGCCCTGA
- a CDS encoding CGNR zinc finger domain-containing protein: protein MGERRARPLVGEPVAMDLLNTRWVVGGALQDLLVSLDGLCQWLAETGLDARFDADNAALDRLLRVRGALSRLMADPGDPGARAALNDTLAHGWVRRRLLEGAGGGPGVPGFEVEFDDPSWGPAWTAADDYLDLLRAPDRIRGCANPDCVLCFFDTSKNGTRRWCSMAGCGNRAKAARHQARGRTGRTA, encoded by the coding sequence ATGGGGGAACGCAGGGCCCGGCCGCTGGTCGGTGAACCCGTGGCCATGGATCTGCTCAACACCCGCTGGGTGGTGGGCGGAGCGCTCCAGGACCTGTTGGTCTCGCTCGACGGCCTGTGCCAGTGGCTCGCGGAGACCGGGCTGGACGCCCGCTTCGACGCCGACAACGCCGCGCTCGACCGCCTCCTGCGCGTCCGCGGCGCGCTGTCGCGCCTGATGGCCGACCCGGGCGATCCCGGTGCGCGCGCCGCCCTCAACGACACCCTCGCCCACGGGTGGGTCCGGCGCCGGCTCCTGGAGGGGGCCGGGGGTGGACCCGGCGTGCCCGGCTTCGAGGTCGAGTTCGACGACCCCTCCTGGGGTCCGGCGTGGACGGCCGCCGACGACTACCTCGACCTGCTCAGGGCCCCCGACCGCATCCGGGGGTGCGCCAACCCCGACTGCGTTCTGTGCTTCTTCGACACGTCCAAGAACGGCACCCGCCGCTGGTGCTCCATGGCCGGGTGCGGCAACCGCGCCAAGGCCGCCCGGCACCAGGCCCGCGGGCGGACCGGCCGGACGGCCTGA
- a CDS encoding SDR family oxidoreductase translates to MDLGIAGRVALVTAASSGLGRAMAVALAAEGVNVAVTGRDEERLAATVAACAEHGVSALALAWDLADHGRAAEVAAHVARDLGPVDILVNNTGGPPPTPALGQDIGLWQDHYASMVLPVIALTDAVVPGMRERGWGRIITSTSSGAIAPIPNLGISNTLRASLHSWSKTLAREVAADGVTANVIVPGRVATPRTDSLDRARAEREGRTVAEVEADARATIPAGRYGRPEEYGAVAAFLSSRQAAYVTGTAVRVDGGHLPTA, encoded by the coding sequence ATGGACCTGGGGATCGCAGGCAGGGTCGCACTGGTCACCGCGGCCAGTTCCGGCCTGGGGCGGGCGATGGCCGTGGCGCTGGCGGCCGAGGGCGTCAACGTGGCCGTCACCGGTCGCGACGAGGAGCGCCTCGCCGCGACCGTGGCGGCCTGCGCCGAGCACGGGGTGTCCGCGCTCGCGCTGGCCTGGGACCTGGCCGACCACGGCCGGGCCGCCGAGGTCGCCGCACACGTGGCCCGGGACCTGGGACCGGTCGACATCCTGGTCAACAACACCGGGGGCCCGCCGCCCACGCCCGCCCTGGGCCAGGACATCGGGCTGTGGCAGGACCACTACGCGTCCATGGTCCTGCCCGTCATCGCGCTCACCGACGCCGTGGTGCCGGGCATGCGCGAGCGGGGGTGGGGCCGGATCATCACCAGCACCTCCTCGGGGGCGATCGCGCCGATCCCGAACCTGGGGATCTCCAACACCCTGCGGGCGTCGCTGCACTCCTGGTCCAAGACGCTGGCCCGGGAGGTGGCCGCGGACGGCGTGACCGCCAACGTCATCGTGCCCGGCCGCGTCGCCACGCCGCGCACCGACTCCCTGGACCGGGCCCGCGCCGAACGCGAGGGCCGCACGGTCGCCGAGGTGGAGGCCGATGCACGCGCCACCATCCCCGCCGGGCGCTACGGCCGCCCCGAGGAGTACGGCGCGGTCGCCGCCTTCCTGTCGAGCCGGCAGGCTGCCTACGTCACGGGCACCGCCGTGCGCGTCGACGGCGGGCACCTGCCCACGGCGTAG
- a CDS encoding NAD(P)/FAD-dependent oxidoreductase — MVTGHTAPRRRIAVIGSGISGLTAAHILSRQADVTLLEADDRLGGHAHTHRVATATGAELSVDSGFIVHNRRTYPHLLRLFDELGVPTRPTEMSMSVSCDGCGLEYAGARGLPALAPNRSRRSTAYLRMLAEVPRFHRAARRTLDTGPPSPVREPTLGDFARHYRFDGYFVAHFLLPLVSAVWSCPPGTALDYPARYLFAFLRHHGMLSVWGSPSWRTVEGGSHVYVEKVVAGLASVRTGAPVTALARTDRGVGLRVGSEELEFDAAVVATHADQALALLASPTPVQKEVLGAFGYSRNRTLLHTDTGVLPRDRATWASWNHRLSSCEPDAAPVRVSYHMNRLQHLTGDEQYVVTLNDGGAVGSERVVAAMDYAHPVYTPASVAAQRRLGELNDGVVAFAGAHHGWGFHEDGCRSGAVAAESLGVRW; from the coding sequence ATGGTCACGGGCCACACCGCCCCCCGCCGCAGGATCGCCGTCATCGGCTCCGGGATCTCCGGACTGACGGCCGCCCACATCCTGAGCCGACAAGCCGACGTCACCCTCCTGGAAGCGGACGACCGCCTCGGCGGGCACGCGCACACCCACCGCGTGGCGACGGCGACGGGCGCGGAACTGTCCGTCGACAGCGGCTTCATCGTGCACAACCGGCGCACCTACCCCCACCTGCTGCGCCTGTTCGACGAGCTCGGGGTGCCGACCCGCCCCACCGAGATGAGCATGTCCGTGAGCTGCGACGGGTGCGGCCTGGAATACGCGGGAGCGCGGGGCCTGCCGGCCCTGGCGCCGAACCGGTCCCGCCGCAGCACCGCCTACCTGCGCATGCTGGCCGAGGTGCCCCGCTTCCACCGTGCCGCCCGGCGCACGCTCGACACCGGCCCGCCCTCGCCGGTCCGCGAGCCCACTCTGGGCGACTTCGCCCGCCACTACCGCTTCGACGGGTACTTCGTCGCCCACTTCCTGTTGCCGCTGGTGTCCGCGGTGTGGTCGTGCCCGCCGGGTACGGCCCTGGACTACCCGGCCCGCTACCTGTTCGCCTTCCTGCGCCACCACGGGATGCTCTCCGTGTGGGGCTCCCCGTCCTGGCGAACGGTCGAGGGCGGCTCCCATGTCTACGTGGAGAAGGTGGTCGCGGGCCTGGCCTCGGTGCGCACCGGCGCCCCCGTCACCGCCCTGGCGCGTACGGACCGCGGGGTGGGGCTGCGGGTCGGATCGGAGGAACTGGAGTTCGACGCGGCCGTGGTGGCCACCCACGCGGACCAGGCCCTGGCCCTGCTGGCATCGCCCACCCCGGTCCAGAAGGAGGTGCTGGGGGCCTTCGGCTACTCGCGCAACCGCACCCTGCTGCACACCGACACCGGCGTCCTGCCCCGGGACCGCGCCACGTGGGCGAGCTGGAACCACCGGCTGTCCTCGTGCGAACCCGACGCCGCGCCGGTCCGCGTCAGCTACCACATGAACCGCCTGCAGCACCTGACCGGGGACGAGCAGTACGTGGTGACGCTCAATGACGGGGGCGCGGTCGGCTCCGAGCGGGTCGTGGCCGCCATGGACTACGCCCACCCTGTGTACACCCCCGCCTCCGTCGCCGCCCAGCGGCGGCTCGGTGAACTGAACGACGGCGTGGTGGCCTTCGCCGGAGCCCACCACGGATGGGGCTTCCACGAGGACGGGTGCCGCTCGGGGGCCGTGGCGGCGGAGAGCCTGGGGGTGCGCTGGTGA
- a CDS encoding PrsW family intramembrane metalloprotease: MSRAFRVTRPADGSVPAPRRRVSRARAAGSDAPRAGAPGTGAGVLPHARHARTAGPRPPALAATAAIALGCAAGLLVLVGQLSGSTRVFPGEVALAFVLAAATLGFGFWLFRRIRPVRAPDPLPCATAALWGLTAATGAGVIANSALGGAWSAVLGLDLATAWGAALTAPFNEELLKLAGVVLVAVAFPRALRGPADGFVLGALAGLGFEVTENLIYAVSAIVESGATAGALSVVQSTVLRVGLTGLGSHWAMTAVAGTAVGLLTPVAWRPGPRRAAAATGLVLLAMAMHWLLDAPLFGNTVLVIMAKVLVIFAAAMLVYLAARWDHRRRVRAALAAGGAAAGLPRSASLALASRGGRRRELRRSTPGELAGVQDRQRRLLDDAEDAAAHLAG, encoded by the coding sequence ATGAGCCGCGCCTTCCGCGTCACCCGGCCCGCGGACGGGTCCGTCCCCGCACCGCGCCGACGCGTCTCCCGCGCCCGCGCGGCCGGCTCGGACGCGCCCCGCGCCGGCGCCCCCGGTACCGGGGCGGGCGTCCTGCCCCACGCCCGCCACGCCCGCACAGCCGGGCCGCGACCGCCCGCGCTCGCGGCCACCGCCGCCATCGCGCTGGGGTGCGCCGCCGGACTCCTGGTCCTGGTCGGCCAACTGTCCGGCTCCACCCGGGTCTTCCCCGGCGAAGTGGCCCTCGCGTTCGTTCTGGCCGCCGCCACGCTCGGCTTCGGGTTCTGGCTCTTCCGGCGCATCCGCCCGGTCCGCGCACCCGACCCGCTCCCCTGCGCGACCGCGGCCCTGTGGGGCCTGACCGCGGCGACCGGAGCGGGGGTCATCGCCAACTCCGCGCTGGGCGGCGCGTGGTCCGCCGTCCTGGGCCTGGACCTGGCCACCGCCTGGGGTGCGGCCCTGACCGCGCCGTTCAACGAGGAACTGCTCAAACTCGCGGGCGTCGTCCTCGTGGCGGTCGCCTTCCCCCGCGCCCTGCGCGGCCCGGCCGACGGCTTCGTCCTGGGCGCCCTCGCCGGCCTGGGCTTCGAGGTCACCGAGAACCTCATCTACGCCGTCAGCGCCATCGTCGAGTCCGGAGCCACGGCCGGCGCGCTCTCCGTCGTCCAGTCGACGGTCCTGCGCGTGGGGCTGACCGGTCTGGGCTCGCACTGGGCGATGACCGCCGTCGCCGGAACCGCCGTCGGCCTGCTGACCCCGGTCGCCTGGCGGCCCGGACCGCGCCGCGCGGCCGCCGCGACCGGACTGGTGCTGCTGGCCATGGCGATGCACTGGCTGCTGGACGCGCCCCTGTTCGGGAACACCGTGCTGGTCATCATGGCCAAGGTCCTGGTGATCTTCGCCGCCGCGATGCTCGTCTACCTCGCCGCCCGGTGGGACCACCGCCGCCGGGTCCGGGCGGCACTGGCCGCCGGGGGCGCCGCCGCGGGCCTGCCCCGCTCGGCCTCGCTCGCCCTCGCCTCCCGCGGGGGCCGGCGCCGGGAACTGCGGCGCAGCACCCCCGGGGAGCTCGCGGGGGTCCAGGACCGCCAGCGGCGGCTGCTCGACGACGCCGAGGACGCCGCCGCCCACCTCGCGGGGTGA
- a CDS encoding pyrimidine reductase family protein, producing the protein MVVRLLMNDVAPGAAEPGDPVDDSVLEALYAYPDTVGRPWVRANMVATLDGAAAGNDGRTGTINTEADLVVFTLLRDLADVVLVGAGTARAEGYRRPTPRTGARRARAEAQGRAAHPALAVVTRTAHVPPLLAAEETDRGQVWLLTCQEAGEPALERARAALGPERVLVLGEAEVDLVAAVDALHERGMSRILCEGGPRLLRDVAAEGVLDELCLTVVPVLAAGAEQRITAGAGVDQELVPRLLLEGGGTLLHRWIRP; encoded by the coding sequence GTGGTCGTGCGACTGCTGATGAACGACGTCGCGCCCGGCGCGGCCGAGCCCGGCGATCCGGTGGACGACTCGGTCCTGGAGGCGCTGTACGCCTACCCCGACACGGTCGGGCGGCCGTGGGTGCGGGCCAACATGGTCGCCACGCTCGACGGGGCCGCCGCGGGCAACGACGGCCGGACCGGGACGATCAACACCGAGGCCGACCTGGTCGTGTTCACGCTGCTGCGGGACCTGGCCGACGTGGTCCTGGTGGGTGCCGGGACGGCGCGCGCCGAGGGCTACCGCCGCCCCACGCCGCGCACGGGCGCGCGGCGAGCGCGGGCCGAGGCGCAGGGGCGCGCGGCGCATCCGGCGCTGGCGGTGGTGACCCGCACCGCGCACGTGCCGCCGCTGCTGGCGGCCGAGGAGACCGACCGCGGCCAGGTGTGGCTGCTGACCTGCCAGGAGGCGGGTGAGCCGGCGCTGGAGCGGGCGCGTGCGGCGCTGGGGCCCGAGCGGGTGCTGGTGCTGGGCGAGGCGGAGGTCGACCTGGTCGCGGCCGTGGACGCGCTGCACGAGCGGGGGATGTCCCGGATCCTGTGCGAGGGCGGCCCGCGGCTGCTGCGGGACGTGGCGGCCGAGGGCGTGCTCGACGAGCTGTGCCTGACCGTCGTGCCGGTGCTGGCCGCGGGGGCGGAGCAGCGCATCACCGCGGGCGCGGGTGTGGACCAGGAACTGGTGCCGCGCCTGCTGCTGGAGGGCGGGGGAACGCTGCTGCACCGGTGGATCCGTCCCTGA
- a CDS encoding pyridoxamine 5'-phosphate oxidase family protein, whose product MGSYHRGELAVQERAALSQQAGHTARAIRASVPDVAADFLTARTFLVVGAADTDGRTWCSLLTGPPGFLQVPDDGTVDVAALPHRGDPLAERLRQGLVPVGALALDPARRRRMRLNGTSRPHGAGLRLATEDVYANCPKYIQKRTPVPAAASRPEPVHGDALTPDQQALVRRADTFFVATRSDTGQADASHRGGGPGFLRVHSPTLLSWPDYVGNAMFNTLGNMWVEPRAGLLVPDWETGDLLQLTGRARVRWVEGSPTRERSVEFTVDAVVATAGAGLLAPEAPEYSRANPPVDLTA is encoded by the coding sequence ATGGGCTCCTACCACCGCGGCGAGCTCGCCGTGCAGGAACGGGCCGCGCTCTCGCAGCAGGCGGGCCACACCGCCCGCGCGATCCGCGCGTCGGTGCCCGACGTGGCCGCCGACTTCCTCACCGCCCGCACCTTCCTGGTGGTGGGAGCGGCCGACACCGACGGGCGCACCTGGTGCTCGCTGCTGACCGGGCCGCCCGGCTTCCTCCAGGTCCCCGACGACGGCACGGTCGACGTCGCCGCCCTCCCGCACCGCGGCGACCCGCTCGCCGAGCGGCTGCGCCAGGGCCTTGTCCCCGTCGGGGCCCTGGCGCTGGACCCGGCCCGCCGGCGGCGCATGCGCCTCAACGGCACCAGCCGACCGCACGGCGCGGGCCTGCGGTTGGCGACCGAGGACGTCTACGCCAACTGCCCCAAGTACATCCAGAAGCGCACCCCGGTCCCCGCCGCGGCCTCCCGCCCGGAGCCCGTCCACGGCGACGCCCTCACCCCCGACCAGCAGGCCCTCGTCCGGCGCGCCGACACGTTCTTCGTCGCCACGCGCTCCGACACCGGGCAGGCGGACGCCAGCCACCGGGGCGGCGGCCCCGGGTTCCTGCGCGTGCACTCGCCCACCCTGCTCAGCTGGCCGGACTACGTCGGCAACGCCATGTTCAACACGCTGGGCAACATGTGGGTCGAACCCCGGGCGGGGCTGCTCGTCCCCGACTGGGAGACGGGCGACCTGCTGCAGCTGACCGGGCGCGCCCGCGTCCGGTGGGTGGAGGGCTCACCGACCCGGGAGCGGTCGGTGGAGTTCACCGTGGACGCCGTCGTCGCCACCGCGGGCGCCGGTCTGCTCGCACCGGAAGCACCCGAGTACTCCAGGGCCAACCCGCCGGTCGACCTGACGGCCTGA
- a CDS encoding DUF1365 domain-containing protein: MPLGGRGGGEPGGALVSTPGVPALYESTVRHVRAEPVRHAFAYRTYYWLVDLDDLPRPPWPLRLLSGFHAADHGAGDAPSTRADIDAYLAGHGVDLGGGSVLMLAHARVLGHVFNPLTVYWCHDRGGDLVRVIAEVHNTYGGRHRYLLDVDGRGRAEADKRFHVSPFNRVEGHYRLSLPLPGDEVALTVALHRRDRPPFVASVRGVHRPATPGALLRLALRHPLAPLVGALRIRRQGIGLYLRGLPVHAPRAHDRTRRERTDEPR; the protein is encoded by the coding sequence GTGCCGCTCGGGGGCCGTGGCGGCGGAGAGCCTGGGGGTGCGCTGGTGAGCACACCCGGCGTTCCGGCGCTCTACGAGTCCACTGTGCGCCACGTGCGCGCCGAACCGGTGCGCCACGCCTTCGCCTACCGCACCTACTACTGGCTGGTCGACCTCGACGACCTGCCGCGCCCGCCCTGGCCGCTGCGGTTGCTCAGCGGTTTCCACGCCGCCGACCACGGCGCGGGGGACGCACCGTCCACGCGGGCCGACATCGACGCCTACCTCGCCGGGCACGGGGTCGACCTCGGCGGCGGGAGCGTGCTGATGCTGGCCCACGCCCGTGTGCTCGGCCACGTCTTCAACCCGTTGACCGTGTACTGGTGCCACGACCGCGGGGGCGACCTGGTCCGGGTCATCGCCGAGGTCCACAACACCTACGGCGGGCGCCACCGGTACCTGCTGGACGTCGACGGGCGCGGCAGGGCCGAGGCCGACAAGCGCTTCCACGTCTCCCCGTTCAACCGGGTCGAGGGGCACTACCGGCTCAGCCTCCCGCTTCCCGGGGACGAGGTCGCCCTCACCGTCGCCCTGCACCGGCGGGACCGGCCGCCCTTCGTTGCCTCGGTGCGGGGCGTGCACCGCCCCGCCACCCCCGGCGCGCTGCTGCGGCTGGCGCTGCGCCACCCCCTCGCCCCGCTGGTCGGCGCGCTGCGGATCCGCCGCCAGGGGATCGGGCTCTATCTGCGCGGCCTGCCGGTCCACGCGCCGCGCGCCCACGACCGAACGCGAAGAGAACGGACGGACGAACCGCGATGA
- a CDS encoding SAM-dependent methyltransferase: protein MNTTDDTTTPLRAPGVDARRWPDVARVPARGPRVPVARALVSHAARRAGIRLHAGQGEPAEAGPPVLCVRDADAFHRRLAVGGLIGFGESYMAGEWDSPELVRLLTVLAQGYEDLVPRPLRPLRHLTLPRRRPSSDRNTRSGARRHISHHYDLSNDLFATFLDPTMTYSSALFDDGEERAAHTLARAQRRKIDRLLDGAGVTDGTDLLEIGTGWGELAVRAARRGARVTTVTLSTEQRDLARERVAAAGLADRVDVELRDYRDLVGTYDAVVSVEMVEAVGERYWPVYFAGLDRLVRPGGRVGLQSITMEHGLMRASRTSYTWMHKYIFPGGLIPSVTAIEEQLRDRTRLRVADRLAFGADYADTLRLWRQNFEDAAEHVADLGFDDTFRRMWSFYLAYCEAGFRAGMIDVEQLVLERSR from the coding sequence ATGAACACCACCGACGACACGACGACCCCGCTCAGGGCACCCGGTGTGGACGCCCGGCGCTGGCCCGACGTGGCCCGGGTCCCGGCGAGGGGACCGCGCGTCCCCGTCGCTCGCGCACTGGTCTCGCACGCCGCCCGGCGGGCCGGCATCCGCCTGCACGCGGGGCAGGGGGAGCCAGCCGAGGCCGGGCCGCCCGTGCTGTGCGTGCGCGACGCCGACGCCTTCCACCGCCGCCTGGCCGTCGGAGGACTCATCGGCTTCGGCGAGTCCTATATGGCGGGGGAGTGGGACTCCCCTGAGCTGGTCCGCCTGCTCACCGTGCTCGCGCAGGGCTACGAGGACCTGGTCCCGCGGCCGCTGCGGCCCCTGCGGCACCTCACGCTGCCGCGGCGCCGGCCGTCCTCGGACCGCAACACGCGCAGCGGCGCGCGGCGGCACATCAGCCACCACTACGACCTGTCCAACGACCTCTTCGCGACCTTCCTCGACCCCACCATGACCTACTCCAGCGCGTTGTTCGACGACGGTGAGGAACGCGCCGCGCACACGCTGGCCCGAGCCCAGCGGCGCAAGATCGACCGGTTGCTGGACGGCGCCGGCGTCACGGACGGCACCGACCTGCTGGAGATCGGTACCGGCTGGGGCGAGCTGGCCGTGCGCGCCGCGCGTCGCGGGGCCCGTGTCACCACGGTCACCCTGTCCACGGAGCAGCGCGACCTGGCGCGCGAGCGCGTCGCCGCGGCCGGTCTGGCCGACCGGGTCGACGTGGAGCTGCGCGACTACCGCGACCTCGTCGGCACCTACGACGCGGTGGTGAGTGTGGAGATGGTCGAGGCGGTCGGCGAGCGCTACTGGCCGGTCTACTTCGCCGGGCTCGACCGCCTGGTGCGCCCGGGCGGGCGGGTCGGCCTGCAGAGCATCACCATGGAGCACGGCCTGATGCGCGCCTCGCGCACCTCCTACACCTGGATGCACAAGTACATCTTCCCGGGCGGACTGATCCCCTCGGTCACGGCCATCGAGGAGCAGTTGCGGGACCGGACCCGGCTGCGGGTGGCCGACCGGCTCGCCTTCGGCGCCGACTACGCCGACACCCTGCGGCTGTGGCGCCAGAACTTCGAGGACGCCGCCGAGCACGTCGCCGACCTCGGATTCGACGACACGTTCCGCCGCATGTGGTCCTTCTATCTCGCCTACTGTGAGGCCGGCTTCCGCGCCGGCATGATCGACGTGGAGCAACTGGTGCTGGAGCGCTCCCGGTGA
- a CDS encoding VOC family protein translates to MAASTATTGHVGLNVTDIERSRDFYNRLLSLETIGEGKEEGREFALLGRDGRLVVTLWQQSTHAFRTDSAGLHHLSFQVETIEEVRRTEAELRAAGVEFAYDGVVPHGEGAASGGIFFHDPDGIRLEIYAPSGAEDAEAPTTEAPTCGFF, encoded by the coding sequence ATGGCCGCGTCCACCGCCACCACCGGACACGTCGGACTCAACGTCACCGACATCGAGCGCTCCCGCGACTTCTACAACCGCCTCCTGAGCCTGGAGACGATCGGCGAGGGCAAGGAGGAGGGCCGCGAGTTCGCCCTCCTCGGCCGCGACGGCCGACTCGTCGTCACGCTCTGGCAGCAGAGCACGCACGCCTTCCGCACCGACTCCGCCGGCCTGCACCACCTCTCGTTCCAGGTCGAGACCATCGAGGAGGTCCGCCGGACCGAGGCCGAGCTGCGCGCCGCCGGTGTGGAGTTCGCCTACGACGGCGTCGTCCCGCACGGCGAGGGAGCCGCCTCCGGCGGGATCTTCTTCCACGACCCGGACGGCATCCGTCTGGAGATCTACGCCCCCTCCGGCGCCGAGGACGCCGAGGCTCCCACCACCGAAGCCCCCACCTGCGGGTTCTTCTAG
- a CDS encoding DUF1295 domain-containing protein yields MTGVGAFLFTGLLSALALAVLMLGAFAVGRRVGRHSVVDVAWGLGFVLVAAVSLSTATADHTRAWLLFALVAVWGVRLAAHIHRRSRGHGEDPRYDRLLSRAPGNRDLYALRVVYLLQGALVWLIALPVQVSAHASGPLGGLAAVGAALWLFGFLFEAVGDAQLRRFKADPDHRGRIMDRGLWAWTRHPNYFGDACVWWGLFLVASGSWWVLLTLPAPLVMTFLLTKGSGQRLLDEHMAGRPGWAEYARRTSAFVPRPPRRDAS; encoded by the coding sequence GTGACCGGAGTGGGAGCGTTCCTGTTCACGGGCCTGCTCAGCGCGCTGGCTCTGGCGGTGCTGATGCTGGGCGCCTTCGCCGTGGGCCGACGCGTGGGCCGGCACAGCGTCGTGGACGTGGCCTGGGGCCTGGGGTTCGTACTGGTGGCCGCGGTCAGCCTGTCCACGGCCACGGCCGACCACACGCGGGCCTGGCTGCTGTTCGCCCTCGTCGCCGTGTGGGGCGTGCGCCTGGCCGCGCACATCCACCGGCGCAGCCGCGGACACGGCGAGGACCCCCGGTACGACCGCCTGCTCTCGCGCGCCCCCGGGAACAGGGACCTCTACGCCCTGCGCGTGGTCTACCTCCTCCAGGGTGCCCTGGTGTGGCTGATCGCCCTACCGGTCCAGGTCTCGGCGCACGCCTCCGGTCCGCTCGGCGGCCTCGCCGCGGTCGGTGCGGCCCTGTGGCTGTTCGGGTTCCTCTTCGAGGCGGTCGGGGACGCCCAGCTGCGCCGTTTCAAGGCGGACCCGGACCACCGCGGCCGGATCATGGACCGCGGGCTGTGGGCGTGGACGCGCCACCCCAACTACTTCGGGGACGCGTGCGTGTGGTGGGGCCTGTTCCTGGTCGCGTCCGGATCCTGGTGGGTCCTGCTGACGCTCCCGGCCCCCCTCGTGATGACGTTCCTGCTCACCAAGGGATCCGGGCAGCGCCTGCTCGACGAGCACATGGCCGGTCGGCCGGGCTGGGCGGAGTACGCCCGCCGTACGAGTGCCTTCGTGCCCCGGCCGCCGCGGCGGGACGCGTCCTGA